Genomic window (Petrotoga mexicana DSM 14811):
AGAGAACAAGTTGAGTTTGTAAAAAAAAATTTGAATCAGAGAAAATGATGGAAAATAGACATGTTGATTTTAAATCTACACCCATTTTGGATATTCAATATGTCAATAGGTTATATCGAGAGTACGGCGTTTCTCTTTCTTATCTTTTTGAAGAGTTCAACGTGAACCCTAGAACTTATTATTACAAAACGAGGCTCTTCTTGGAGACCAGTTCTTTGTCAAAGAAAAAGCATTCTAATTCCAAAACTCGAGGTTTTTGCTATACTGTGAATGGCGATAAGGTTCCTGATGAGTTTGTAATCGCTGAACTGATAAAAATTAAGGAACATCTCAATATGTATGTCTCAAGGCATTATTTGAAAACTCTTGGTTCTACTAAGCTGTGTGCGTATTTCAAGAAAAATTATGGAATAATTATCAATCATAAAAAGATGAGACGTTTGAAACACGAAATCGGTTTGGTTGGAAAATATACAAACCATTCACCACATCCAAGAAGAGGTCCTCAAAAACATGTTGCAACCGCTCCTAACCAGTTTTGGGAAATGGATATCAAATACTTCAAAACTAAAGATGGTTATGTACAGGTGTTCAGCATAATTGATACTTTTGATAGACAAATTGTTGGTTCTTACATCGGACCATCATGTAAATCAAAGGATATAGTTAAAACAATCTTTGAAGCTCTTAGGTACAGAGGAATATCAGGAAAAGGCTTGATTATTAGATCAGATAACGGTACTCAATTCACATCTTTGTTAACGGAAAATTTTATGAGAAATGTTGGTATAATTCATGAGTTTGGATATCCACATAATCCAGATTGTCAAGCCTTTATCGAATCTTTTCATTCAAGTGTCCAAAGAGAGTTTGTGCCTTTGAATACCTTTACTAATATTAGTGATTTCACTATGAAATACAAAGTGTATTTGGACTTT
Coding sequences:
- a CDS encoding IS3 family transposase; translated protein: MENRHVDFKSTPILDIQYVNRLYREYGVSLSYLFEEFNVNPRTYYYKTRLFLETSSLSKKKHSNSKTRGFCYTVNGDKVPDEFVIAELIKIKEHLNMYVSRHYLKTLGSTKLCAYFKKNYGIIINHKKMRRLKHEIGLVGKYTNHSPHPRRGPQKHVATAPNQFWEMDIKYFKTKDGYVQVFSIIDTFDRQIVGSYIGPSCKSKDIVKTIFEALRYRGISGKGLIIRSDNGTQFTSLLTENFMRNVGIIHEFGYPHNPDCQAFIESFHSSVQREFVPLNTFTNISDFTMKYKVYLDFYLNIRPHGSLNYLTPNEFHVLYKKNKIEIKEIKEKLIIFE